Proteins co-encoded in one Gossypium arboreum isolate Shixiya-1 chromosome 11, ASM2569848v2, whole genome shotgun sequence genomic window:
- the LOC108458822 gene encoding LOW QUALITY PROTEIN: WAT1-related protein At5g07050-like (The sequence of the model RefSeq protein was modified relative to this genomic sequence to represent the inferred CDS: inserted 1 base in 1 codon; substituted 1 base at 1 genomic stop codon), with product MSVPPISKENGEKRVFELTQSNMAYWALKLRFARYMPHLSMVAAQISYTTPTSLCSEGLNSHLYVTYRFIIADLVMSTFAYFLERRVKSRPKMTRALVLELFLLSLIGVGLTMNIYFASLRYSSPTFVASVVNTVSSLTFVIAIILRMEVVDVRSCXSXTGVTIITLYKGSAFHSLWSAPLHLKRLSSVHENWVKGSILTVASCISWALWYIMQAVTLKKYPAQQHG from the exons ATGTCTGTTCCACCTATAAGCAAAGAGAACGGAGAAAAGAGAGTTTTTGAGTTAACACAGAGTAATATGGCATATTGGGCATTAAAGCTGAGGTTTGCAAGATATATGCCTCACCTGAGTATGGTTGCAGCTCAGATAAGTTATACAACTCCTACTTCATTGTGCAGTGAAGGCCTAAATTCTCATCTTTATGTAACTTATCGGTTTATCATCGCCGACTTGGTCATGTCTACTTTTGCCTATTTCCTGGAAAGGAGGGT AAAATCAAGGCCAAAGATGACACGAGCACTGGTTCTAGAGTTATTTTTGCTCTCTCTCATAGG CGTCGGCTTAACCATGAACATCTACTTTGCAAGTTTGAGATACAGTTCTCCAACATTCGTTGCATCTGTGGTCAACACTGTGTCTTCTTTGACTTTTGTGATTGCAATCATACTCAG GATGGAGGTAGTCGATGTAAGAAGCT CATCGTAGACTGGGGTCACCATCATCACTTTGTATAAAGGATCTGCATTCCACAGCTTGTGGTCTGCCCCGCTTCACCTGAAAAGACTTTCCTCTGTTCATGAGAATTGGGTTAAAGGGTCAATTTTGACTGTTGCTAGCTGCATATCATGGGCTCTATGGTACATAATGCAG GCAGTTACTTTGAAGAAATATCCTGCACAACAGCATGGATGA